One stretch of Paenibacillus sp. FSL R5-0341 DNA includes these proteins:
- a CDS encoding DUF1349 domain-containing protein, with protein MTNLFEQCSGQTLSANLGWLNEPADWSIEDGKVTITVSPISDFFIDPGGDPVKASAPFLHTIVKGDFSIVTQVQVDMKEQYDSGCLMVRVDDTNWAKVCFEYFEEQPSILSVVTRGNSDDCVSAPVEVSKPYLRVARAGNSFAFHYSQDGEKWKLVRYFGLDCPEEIKVGIVAQSPIGQGTTVTFTNVQLQHGVTGSVRRVE; from the coding sequence ATGACGAATCTATTCGAACAATGTTCAGGTCAAACATTATCTGCTAATCTGGGATGGCTGAACGAGCCAGCGGATTGGTCCATTGAAGACGGCAAAGTAACGATAACCGTTTCGCCGATCAGTGACTTTTTCATTGATCCGGGAGGTGACCCGGTCAAAGCCTCAGCACCATTTTTACATACGATAGTAAAGGGAGATTTCAGCATTGTCACTCAAGTACAGGTGGACATGAAAGAACAGTATGACTCGGGTTGCCTGATGGTGAGAGTGGACGATACGAATTGGGCTAAAGTTTGCTTTGAGTATTTCGAAGAACAGCCGTCCATTCTCAGTGTCGTGACTCGTGGTAACTCGGATGATTGTGTATCAGCACCTGTAGAGGTTAGCAAGCCTTATTTACGTGTAGCTCGGGCAGGCAACAGCTTTGCGTTCCATTATTCTCAGGATGGAGAGAAGTGGAAGCTGGTTCGCTATTTCGGTCTCGACTGCCCGGAAGAGATCAAAGTTGGCATTGTGGCCCAATCCCCCATTGGGCAGGGGACGACGGTTACTTTTACAAATGTACAGCTTCAACATGGGGTGACGGGAAGTGTTCGCCGGGTAGAGTAA
- a CDS encoding glycosyl hydrolase has product MTVRTINSAPVNEAATSEARELMAFLVERYGKGMLSGQQDYSNLNWINENTGRKPAVIGFDLMEYSPSRTERGAVSQEIRDAIAWHQQGGIVTLCWHWNAPTDLIDEPGKEWWRGFYTNATTYDLASALANPESEEYRLLIRDIDVIAFHLQELKDAGMPVLFRPLHEAEGGWFWWGAKGPEPAIQLYRLLYDRLVHEHKLHNLIWVWNSEKTEWYPGDDVVDIVSVDVYPEAGDHSPLAARYANLRELVKDNKIIALAENGSIPDPEQMKEQDVHWSWFCTWTGRFLRDGTHNDVAFLKKVYNSEEVITLDQLPKWSWL; this is encoded by the coding sequence ATGACGGTGCGTACGATCAACAGTGCTCCGGTGAATGAAGCAGCGACATCTGAAGCGAGAGAATTAATGGCGTTTCTGGTCGAGCGTTATGGGAAAGGGATGTTGTCAGGTCAGCAGGATTACAGCAATCTGAACTGGATTAATGAAAACACAGGCCGCAAACCAGCTGTGATTGGCTTTGATCTCATGGAATATTCGCCATCAAGAACAGAGCGCGGCGCGGTCTCTCAGGAGATCCGGGATGCGATTGCATGGCACCAACAAGGTGGCATTGTGACGCTGTGCTGGCACTGGAATGCACCGACGGATCTGATCGATGAACCAGGTAAAGAGTGGTGGCGGGGGTTCTATACGAACGCAACCACCTATGATCTAGCATCAGCGCTGGCAAATCCTGAGTCAGAAGAGTACAGACTTTTGATCCGCGATATCGATGTAATTGCATTTCACTTGCAAGAGTTGAAGGATGCTGGTATGCCTGTTTTATTCCGACCCCTTCATGAAGCGGAGGGCGGCTGGTTCTGGTGGGGAGCGAAAGGCCCCGAACCTGCCATACAATTATATCGGTTGTTGTATGATCGATTGGTTCACGAGCACAAACTGCACAATCTCATCTGGGTCTGGAACTCAGAAAAAACGGAATGGTATCCAGGGGATGATGTCGTGGATATTGTGAGTGTAGATGTATACCCGGAGGCAGGAGATCACAGCCCGCTGGCAGCACGTTACGCCAACCTGCGAGAACTTGTGAAGGACAACAAAATCATTGCACTCGCCGAGAACGGTTCCATCCCTGATCCTGAGCAAATGAAGGAACAGGATGTGCACTGGAGTTGGTTCTGTACTTGGACAGGTCGATTCCTCAGAGATGGGACACATAATGATGTGGCGTTTTTGAAGAAAGTGTATAACAGCGAAGAGGTCATTACGCTCGATCAGTTACCGAAGTGGAGTTGGTTGTAG
- a CDS encoding sugar ABC transporter permease produces the protein MRTIRLSLKSRRALLGLAFISPWLLGFIFLFATPLLQSIRFSLSNLSVAPGGYVLDFVGFKNFKDALLVDATFNRILVDSVGAMVLNVPMILFFSLFTATLLNQKFRGRTMARAIFFLPVILASSAVAAAESAGLINLMGDASAVDASADGGASFNVVSIVRMLADVGLPMAYVDYIVEAIMRIYEIISSSGVQILIFLAALQSVPGSMYEVAKIEGATAYESFWKITFPMVSPLILTNVIYTIIDSFAGSPVTQAIYQTAFKTQNFGLSSAMSWLYTLVIGLVLIVVGWVLSRRVHYN, from the coding sequence ATGAGGACCATTCGATTATCGCTGAAGTCACGGAGAGCGCTGCTTGGACTTGCATTTATTTCTCCGTGGTTGCTCGGTTTCATCTTCCTCTTTGCCACACCACTCCTGCAATCGATTCGGTTCAGTCTGAGTAATCTGTCCGTTGCTCCGGGCGGGTACGTTCTGGACTTCGTTGGATTTAAAAATTTCAAGGATGCACTTCTGGTTGACGCTACATTCAACCGGATTCTAGTGGATTCAGTTGGAGCGATGGTACTGAACGTGCCGATGATTCTGTTCTTCAGTTTGTTTACGGCGACATTGCTCAACCAGAAGTTCAGAGGCAGAACGATGGCACGTGCGATCTTTTTCCTGCCGGTTATTCTGGCTTCCAGTGCAGTCGCAGCAGCTGAGTCTGCGGGATTAATCAATCTAATGGGGGATGCGAGTGCGGTGGATGCATCAGCTGATGGCGGTGCTTCGTTCAACGTGGTATCCATTGTGCGGATGCTGGCGGATGTGGGACTACCGATGGCCTATGTGGATTACATTGTAGAAGCCATCATGCGGATCTATGAGATTATTAGTAGCTCAGGCGTTCAGATTCTGATCTTCCTCGCCGCGCTGCAATCAGTACCAGGATCGATGTATGAGGTTGCGAAGATCGAAGGGGCGACAGCCTATGAATCGTTCTGGAAAATTACATTTCCCATGGTCAGTCCGTTGATTCTGACGAATGTCATCTATACGATCATTGATTCATTTGCCGGGAGTCCAGTCACACAGGCCATCTACCAAACCGCATTCAAAACCCAGAACTTTGGCTTAAGCTCGGCGATGTCCTGGCTGTACACGCTGGTCATTGGTCTTGTCCTGATCGTAGTAGGCTGGGTGCTGTCACGGCGGGTTCACTACAACTGA
- a CDS encoding BlaI/MecI/CopY family transcriptional regulator, translating to MNRIQKLSETEMELMVVIWSCDPPVTSTELLDIFADKGKAWKAQTMSTFLSRLVDKGALTVTRRGRTNDYMPLLQPEDYKLQETQHVLDGLYQGSVKNLVSAMYDGDKLSDDDISELKKWLSEK from the coding sequence GTGAACCGGATTCAAAAATTATCCGAAACAGAAATGGAGTTAATGGTCGTGATATGGTCATGCGATCCACCCGTCACCTCGACAGAACTATTGGACATCTTCGCTGATAAGGGAAAAGCGTGGAAAGCGCAGACGATGTCTACCTTTTTGTCACGGTTGGTGGATAAAGGCGCACTTACCGTCACAAGACGTGGACGAACCAATGATTATATGCCTCTTCTACAGCCCGAAGATTACAAACTACAGGAAACGCAGCATGTTCTTGATGGACTCTATCAAGGTTCAGTCAAGAATTTGGTTTCAGCCATGTATGACGGCGACAAGCTTTCAGACGACGACATTTCAGAACTGAAAAAATGGCTTTCGGAAAAGTAG
- a CDS encoding DUF5696 domain-containing protein, giving the protein MNKKQRLYTVLAGGAAVIMIAAGLLYINNRGVPAVEAAAYLDMTTKAMPVTEDPLQFRKDSSQGVPGMQLVAEDQRLALYYNEETTEIAVRDGKSGEIWYSNPKERAEDGLASAYEKEVLSSQLNVSFRDAMGTLENFPNFSSSISNKQFTVGQIDQGIRVNYTLGDTSLGIDALPKLISKQRLEEKVLSKLDATVARYTSARYYPTKSNPDILERLDGQISKQLVLNKMLVAFETAGYTVDDLAFDNQENGVEGGGVSDKPSFVISVEYRLEQGALVVTVPLSQVEESGQYRIRNIDLLAYFGAADTKGEGYMLVPDGSGSLIHLNNGKTQEEQYVQRVYGADPNDNSLSRPQVSESAYMPVFGLKNGENAWFAVIEKGDGIASISADIGGRQNSYNHVHATFSLRGEDELEMYTSQKMQEIQLLSDEPFRGDIQVRYHFLHGEDASYSGMARLYQQQLIEQDVLQPLSEQTELPFYVDVLGAVDKKASFLSVPYRTTLAMTTYEQATEMAAKLQQEGVNRVQMRYQGWFGGGISHHTPTRVKLDSEVGSRSELQALSAKLEQSGGALFPDVAFQHMYHDDLRFAPSSDAARFVTKETAELYPYNPALNRMDQSKDSYYLLSAAKLPYVVSEFADKFNKLGLGGLSLRDLGQVLTSDYRDSRVIHRETAKNIVKEQLGKLEQSYPNLMVSAANSYAWGSAQHVVNVPAGSSRFNITDEEVPFYAMVIHGYMNYAASPMNTSGDQDLRKQLLRSLELGAAPYFQWTYEPSSRLKLTNYDSAYATEYAYWVDDAVALYKQANEVLGNLANEQILKHERIQDGVVRITYTGGTSILVNYNADAVTVDGTTVGGTDYVVGGMNR; this is encoded by the coding sequence GTGAACAAAAAGCAACGATTATATACGGTGCTGGCTGGTGGTGCAGCTGTAATTATGATTGCAGCCGGGCTGCTGTATATAAACAACAGGGGGGTTCCTGCCGTAGAAGCCGCGGCTTATCTGGATATGACAACCAAAGCCATGCCCGTCACGGAGGACCCGTTGCAGTTCCGTAAGGACTCCTCGCAGGGTGTGCCGGGTATGCAACTGGTCGCCGAAGATCAGAGACTCGCCCTGTATTATAACGAGGAGACAACGGAAATTGCAGTACGTGACGGGAAAAGTGGAGAGATCTGGTATAGCAACCCGAAAGAACGGGCTGAGGACGGTCTTGCTTCCGCTTATGAAAAAGAGGTGCTGTCCTCCCAGTTGAATGTGTCTTTCCGGGATGCGATGGGCACACTGGAGAACTTTCCGAATTTCAGCTCCAGTATTAGCAATAAACAATTCACAGTGGGTCAGATCGATCAAGGGATTCGGGTGAATTATACGCTTGGTGATACGTCACTTGGCATTGATGCGCTGCCTAAACTGATTAGCAAACAGCGTCTGGAGGAGAAAGTGCTTTCCAAGCTGGATGCTACTGTCGCAAGGTACACATCTGCCCGATATTATCCAACCAAGAGCAATCCGGATATTCTGGAACGGCTGGATGGACAGATTTCGAAGCAACTTGTGCTGAACAAGATGCTGGTTGCCTTTGAGACGGCGGGTTACACGGTGGACGATCTGGCTTTTGACAATCAGGAGAATGGAGTCGAAGGCGGAGGTGTATCGGATAAGCCCAGCTTCGTCATTTCTGTGGAATATCGACTTGAGCAGGGGGCACTTGTTGTGACCGTACCTCTGAGTCAAGTAGAAGAAAGTGGGCAATACCGCATTCGGAATATTGATTTGCTCGCTTATTTTGGTGCGGCGGATACGAAGGGTGAGGGTTACATGCTCGTGCCCGACGGTTCAGGCAGCCTGATCCATCTGAACAACGGAAAAACCCAGGAAGAGCAGTATGTACAGCGGGTATATGGCGCAGACCCAAATGATAATTCGCTCAGTCGTCCTCAGGTTAGCGAATCCGCGTATATGCCTGTGTTTGGTCTGAAGAACGGGGAGAATGCCTGGTTTGCAGTCATTGAAAAAGGGGATGGCATTGCCAGTATCTCTGCGGATATTGGCGGCAGACAGAATAGCTACAACCATGTACACGCGACCTTCTCCCTGCGCGGAGAGGATGAGCTAGAGATGTACACCTCGCAGAAAATGCAGGAGATTCAGCTGCTTAGCGATGAGCCTTTCCGTGGAGATATTCAGGTGCGTTATCATTTTCTTCATGGAGAAGATGCCAGTTACTCAGGAATGGCCCGCCTGTATCAGCAGCAGTTGATCGAGCAGGATGTATTGCAGCCACTCTCAGAACAGACGGAGTTGCCGTTTTATGTGGATGTGCTTGGTGCAGTGGACAAAAAGGCTTCGTTCCTGAGTGTGCCTTATCGGACCACCTTAGCCATGACGACGTACGAACAGGCCACCGAAATGGCGGCGAAGTTACAGCAGGAAGGTGTGAACCGCGTACAGATGCGTTATCAGGGATGGTTCGGTGGCGGCATCAGCCATCATACGCCAACCCGGGTGAAATTGGATAGTGAAGTAGGTAGTCGTTCCGAGCTACAAGCATTGTCCGCTAAGCTGGAGCAGTCGGGTGGAGCTCTGTTCCCGGATGTGGCTTTCCAGCACATGTATCACGATGATTTGCGCTTTGCTCCTTCCTCGGATGCAGCTCGGTTTGTAACGAAGGAGACCGCGGAACTGTATCCATACAATCCTGCCCTTAATCGCATGGATCAGAGTAAGGACAGCTATTATTTGCTCTCAGCGGCCAAGCTTCCTTATGTGGTGAGTGAGTTTGCTGACAAATTCAATAAACTGGGCCTTGGTGGATTATCTCTTCGTGATCTCGGGCAGGTCCTGACTTCAGATTATCGGGATAGTCGGGTGATTCATCGGGAGACGGCGAAGAACATTGTGAAGGAGCAGCTGGGCAAGCTGGAACAATCCTATCCGAACCTGATGGTATCCGCAGCCAATAGTTACGCTTGGGGAAGTGCACAACATGTTGTGAATGTACCCGCAGGGTCGAGTCGGTTCAATATTACCGATGAAGAAGTTCCTTTTTATGCGATGGTCATTCATGGATACATGAACTATGCGGCATCTCCGATGAACACGTCGGGGGATCAGGATCTCCGCAAACAGTTGCTGCGCAGTCTGGAGCTTGGGGCAGCTCCATATTTTCAATGGACCTATGAACCATCATCCAGGCTGAAGCTGACGAATTATGATTCGGCCTACGCAACGGAGTATGCATATTGGGTGGATGATGCCGTTGCCTTGTATAAGCAGGCCAATGAAGTGCTGGGAAATCTGGCGAATGAGCAGATTCTCAAGCATGAACGCATTCAGGATGGCGTGGTCCGAATCACCTATACTGGGGGTACATCCATCCTTGTGAATTACAATGCGGATGCAGTAACCGTGGATGGAACAACGGTTGGCGGGACGGACTATGTGGTGGGAGGAATGAACCGATGA
- a CDS encoding carbohydrate ABC transporter permease: MAASGTDRMVVVPKQNYHMHRVRNKTSDLLYSIFRYALVIGISFIILYPLFLKVSVAFKDKQDIYNPTIYIIPQHFTLDNIRLAAQVMDYLPLLANTLLFVTITTLLTAMSCALAGYGFARFTFPGSNVLFVLVILTILVPTSTLMVPMYLHFRSFDFLGIIQLFTGTNGINLLNTYWPSIITAATAGGLKAGLFIYIFRQFFKGMPKEIEEAALIDGAGGFKTFARIMLPNAISPLITVILFSFVWQYNDTFYSALFMSESPLISLKVASLPAQANQLIPQLMGFGSNSGIKADPNYVAMIVDTGILLAIAPLIILYLFVQRYFVESIERSGVVG, encoded by the coding sequence ATGGCTGCATCAGGGACAGATCGCATGGTGGTAGTTCCGAAGCAGAATTATCACATGCATCGGGTGCGAAACAAGACATCGGACCTTCTCTATTCTATATTCAGATATGCACTGGTCATCGGTATTTCATTTATTATTTTATACCCGTTATTTCTCAAAGTGTCAGTTGCGTTCAAGGATAAGCAGGATATCTACAATCCAACGATCTATATAATTCCCCAGCACTTTACATTGGATAATATCCGGCTAGCGGCGCAAGTGATGGATTACCTGCCTCTGCTGGCGAACACGTTATTGTTCGTTACCATTACAACGCTTCTGACAGCCATGTCCTGTGCGCTTGCAGGATACGGCTTCGCCCGGTTTACTTTTCCGGGTAGCAATGTGCTCTTTGTGCTGGTAATTCTCACGATTCTGGTACCGACAAGTACGCTCATGGTGCCGATGTATCTGCATTTCCGCAGCTTTGACTTTCTGGGCATCATCCAGTTGTTCACCGGAACAAATGGCATCAATCTGCTGAATACGTACTGGCCTTCCATAATTACGGCCGCTACAGCGGGAGGACTGAAGGCTGGACTGTTCATCTATATATTCCGCCAGTTCTTCAAGGGCATGCCGAAGGAAATCGAGGAGGCTGCACTGATTGACGGCGCTGGTGGATTCAAAACATTTGCTCGAATCATGTTGCCCAATGCAATATCGCCATTGATTACGGTCATTTTGTTCTCCTTTGTATGGCAGTACAATGATACATTCTATTCGGCATTGTTCATGAGTGAAAGTCCACTGATCTCGCTGAAGGTGGCTTCCTTACCTGCTCAGGCGAACCAGTTGATTCCGCAACTGATGGGATTTGGCTCGAACTCGGGCATTAAGGCCGATCCAAACTATGTGGCCATGATCGTGGATACAGGCATTTTGCTGGCGATTGCACCGCTGATTATTTTGTATCTGTTTGTACAGCGCTATTTTGTGGAGAGTATTGAACGTTCCGGTGTCGTTGGTTAA
- a CDS encoding nucleotidyltransferase family protein yields the protein MLHVEKFVRAIMEHEELMHDLRRVRSLQLPQCYIGAGYVRNYIWDLLHGYALRELHSDIDVVYYDASDLLEERDIQLERQLRELTGNAKWSVKNQARMHLRNGTVPYQSTEDALRYWPEVVTAIGVQLDEEDQVNICAPHGLHDLYQLVVRKSPFFTDADYYNQRVQKKCWQEQWPKLTIITA from the coding sequence GTGTTGCATGTGGAGAAATTCGTTCGAGCGATTATGGAGCATGAGGAATTAATGCACGACCTGCGGCGAGTTCGAAGTCTGCAATTGCCTCAATGTTACATAGGCGCAGGATATGTTCGTAATTATATCTGGGATCTTCTTCATGGATATGCCCTTCGCGAGCTGCATAGTGATATCGATGTTGTCTATTATGATGCGTCAGACCTGCTTGAGGAACGAGACATCCAGTTGGAGCGTCAGCTTCGTGAGTTGACAGGCAATGCCAAGTGGTCGGTCAAAAATCAGGCGAGAATGCATCTGCGCAATGGCACAGTTCCTTATCAATCTACTGAGGATGCTCTTCGCTATTGGCCAGAAGTTGTGACTGCCATAGGAGTACAGCTGGATGAAGAGGATCAGGTGAACATCTGTGCTCCGCATGGCTTGCATGATCTGTATCAACTCGTAGTCCGCAAAAGTCCGTTCTTCACGGATGCCGACTATTATAATCAACGCGTACAGAAGAAGTGCTGGCAGGAACAATGGCCGAAACTAACGATAATAACAGCCTGA
- a CDS encoding M56 family metallopeptidase, whose protein sequence is MMNIFFEILCSLTVAGSIVSVCILTLRLIPVPVFPTKWLYRLGKLALLFYVFPVSLGLSWLLDIAFQTTSTIPGTENASASGLLAGTFIPEQTISVTTAWFLLCIWGIGVIGFSAWQVYCYRRFLNELSRTRTPVLRHSEAAIQLPLIKEAFGLKSNITLAHSTVVRSPILVGFFKPTIYLPPENTVKMDISMVIHHELVHLKHKDLWVKALTLGVSALHWFNPLTHMIRRDIHTWSELACDEEVVKEMSHEERRRYGETILNVMAGTKKMPAQFCSSLSGEGKQLKRRLMIMLNVKKLKKKHWMLSMGALLLITGVSTSTAVWASNHTVKVEAHATEAVPVPSTDESSEIVASPNKVGISEAVTAPSETPEIEALPEDEVSEAVPVPSATEPSTTNPSEAKVVESATVPFTGESPEIVALPGDKVSVTVPAPSEK, encoded by the coding sequence ATGATGAACATCTTTTTTGAAATTCTGTGTAGCCTGACCGTGGCGGGAAGTATCGTTTCTGTTTGTATTTTGACGCTGAGACTTATACCCGTACCTGTTTTTCCGACCAAATGGCTCTACAGACTCGGTAAATTGGCTCTCTTATTTTATGTGTTTCCGGTATCTCTTGGCCTTTCATGGCTTTTGGATATTGCATTCCAAACGACATCAACTATACCGGGTACGGAGAATGCATCAGCTTCAGGCTTACTTGCTGGAACGTTTATCCCGGAACAAACTATTTCTGTAACCACAGCCTGGTTCTTGTTATGCATATGGGGCATTGGCGTCATTGGTTTTTCTGCATGGCAGGTGTACTGTTATCGGAGATTTCTGAATGAACTATCACGTACACGTACCCCAGTCCTTCGTCACAGTGAAGCAGCTATACAACTACCATTAATCAAAGAGGCTTTTGGACTCAAAAGCAATATCACGCTTGCTCACAGCACCGTAGTACGGAGCCCTATACTGGTTGGATTCTTCAAACCAACGATATATCTTCCACCAGAAAATACGGTAAAAATGGACATCAGCATGGTGATTCATCATGAGTTGGTACATCTAAAACATAAAGATCTGTGGGTCAAAGCTTTGACCCTGGGAGTTAGTGCCCTGCACTGGTTCAATCCTTTGACTCATATGATTCGCCGGGACATTCATACCTGGAGCGAGTTGGCCTGTGATGAAGAGGTGGTGAAAGAGATGTCTCATGAAGAGCGGAGACGATATGGTGAGACGATTTTAAATGTGATGGCAGGAACCAAGAAAATGCCTGCTCAATTTTGTTCGTCCCTATCGGGTGAAGGCAAACAATTAAAGAGGAGATTGATGATTATGCTTAATGTAAAGAAACTGAAAAAGAAACATTGGATGTTAAGTATGGGAGCCCTCCTGCTTATTACAGGCGTAAGTACGTCCACCGCCGTATGGGCATCAAACCACACAGTTAAAGTAGAAGCCCATGCTACTGAAGCTGTGCCTGTTCCTTCTACTGATGAATCTTCTGAAATCGTAGCTTCTCCCAACAAGGTCGGAATTTCCGAAGCTGTAACTGCTCCTTCCGAAACTCCTGAAATCGAGGCTCTCCCTGAGGATGAAGTTTCCGAAGCTGTGCCAGTTCCGTCTGCTACTGAACCTTCTACTACTAACCCTTCTGAGGCTAAAGTTGTAGAATCAGCCACTGTTCCTTTTACGGGTGAATCTCCTGAAATCGTAGCTCTCCCTGGGGATAAGGTTTCAGTAACTGTACCTGCTCCTTCAGAAAAATAA
- a CDS encoding YIP1 family protein: MKQDFIKFPLHLIFHPIDAFWDLKSDNRGRLLVAYATLALTIVMMILQKQYAGFLVNYIDPRTINSIIEIATVAVPFFLWCTANWAVTTLMEGEGKFREIVLATGYSLIPIILIYAPMIVISRFMVQEETAFYYLFNSIAFFWFVLLLFIGMMTVHQYTVIRTIITMVLTLIVMGIIVFLGALVFSMLQQLYEFGYNIYRELIFRT, encoded by the coding sequence GTGAAGCAGGATTTCATTAAGTTTCCGCTGCATCTCATTTTTCACCCGATTGATGCATTCTGGGACCTCAAGTCGGATAACCGGGGACGGCTTCTTGTTGCTTATGCGACACTGGCGCTTACCATTGTCATGATGATTTTGCAAAAGCAGTACGCTGGATTTCTCGTCAATTACATCGATCCTCGTACGATTAATAGCATCATCGAGATCGCCACGGTTGCGGTCCCTTTCTTTCTATGGTGCACGGCCAACTGGGCGGTAACGACCTTGATGGAAGGGGAAGGCAAGTTCAGGGAAATCGTTCTGGCGACAGGTTACTCGCTCATTCCAATTATTCTGATCTATGCCCCAATGATCGTGATCAGCCGGTTCATGGTGCAGGAGGAGACTGCTTTTTATTATCTGTTCAATAGTATTGCGTTCTTCTGGTTTGTGTTACTTCTGTTCATTGGCATGATGACGGTCCACCAGTACACGGTGATTAGAACAATCATTACAATGGTGCTGACACTCATTGTGATGGGCATTATCGTATTCCTTGGCGCACTGGTCTTCAGCATGCTGCAACAGTTGTACGAATTCGGTTATAACATTTACCGCGAGTTGATTTTTCGGACCTAA
- a CDS encoding YdcF family protein: protein MIKKFLQKNGLIIDLVLLACFVAFLIFWGQRFAVMFFGIITVAFIVLRRIDYQKHVILKRIILTGFGVVAVSFVIIEALVFTQLGANDPEEADYVIILGSGIRGTELSLTLKQRLDASLDYIRSHPQTPVIVSGGQGPGESIPEALAMKNYLIEQGISPAQVIMEDRSTSTQENLAFSKKIILESGLEHPEIMIVTSDYHMFRSKYIAAKNGYAAEYGISAPSPGYLKPINMIREYFATIKTFI from the coding sequence TTGATAAAAAAGTTCTTACAAAAAAATGGACTGATCATTGATCTTGTCCTGTTGGCATGTTTTGTGGCATTTCTGATCTTCTGGGGCCAAAGGTTTGCAGTCATGTTTTTCGGAATTATCACGGTGGCTTTTATCGTGCTAAGACGAATCGACTATCAGAAGCATGTTATTCTGAAGCGGATTATCCTCACCGGATTTGGCGTGGTTGCCGTCTCTTTTGTCATTATTGAAGCACTTGTATTCACACAGCTTGGTGCGAATGATCCGGAAGAAGCGGATTATGTTATTATTCTGGGTTCGGGTATCAGAGGAACAGAATTGTCATTGACACTGAAGCAAAGGCTGGATGCCAGTCTGGACTACATTCGCAGTCATCCTCAGACACCGGTCATTGTATCGGGTGGGCAGGGACCTGGAGAATCAATTCCTGAAGCACTCGCCATGAAAAACTATCTGATTGAACAGGGGATTAGCCCCGCCCAAGTCATTATGGAAGATCGCTCCACAAGCACACAGGAGAATTTGGCCTTTTCCAAAAAAATCATTCTTGAATCCGGGCTGGAGCACCCCGAGATCATGATTGTCACCAGTGACTATCATATGTTCCGCTCCAAATACATCGCTGCCAAGAACGGTTATGCGGCAGAATACGGCATATCGGCCCCGTCACCGGGTTATCTGAAACCCATCAACATGATCCGTGAATATTTTGCTACGATCAAAACATTTATCTAA
- a CDS encoding AraC family transcriptional regulator, which translates to MNWINSLQVAIQYMEDHLLENMTTEQIAAQAHISPFHFQRTFAILTDVTVAEYIRRRRLTLAAHELLQSDIKIIDLALKYGFDTPESFSKAFRRQHGIAPSEARKNSNAVQSYNRLVIQVSLQGAEPMKYKIVEHPEFTLVGVEQTFSYADGEHLQGMGKMWQEVWTSGTEDRLFELNNGDIQGLLGVVVDQNEIQEKQMQYWIATTYDGEVPEELSSFTMPASKWSVFEVEGPMPESMQLLWKQIISEWFPSNPYEHAYMPELEVYPGPNQPPQIWIPIK; encoded by the coding sequence ATGAACTGGATCAACTCATTACAGGTCGCTATTCAATATATGGAAGACCACTTGCTCGAAAATATGACGACGGAGCAGATTGCAGCGCAAGCCCATATCTCTCCTTTTCATTTTCAACGTACCTTTGCCATACTAACTGATGTTACTGTGGCCGAGTACATAAGACGCAGACGATTGACATTGGCGGCACATGAGCTGCTTCAGAGTGATATTAAAATTATCGATTTGGCGCTTAAATATGGTTTCGATACACCGGAATCTTTCTCCAAAGCCTTTCGTAGACAACATGGTATCGCACCCAGTGAGGCTCGAAAGAATAGTAACGCTGTCCAATCGTATAATCGTCTGGTGATTCAAGTGAGTCTACAAGGAGCAGAACCGATGAAGTATAAAATCGTTGAACATCCCGAATTTACGTTGGTCGGAGTAGAGCAAACTTTCTCATATGCAGATGGAGAACATCTGCAAGGCATGGGAAAGATGTGGCAGGAAGTGTGGACGAGTGGTACAGAGGATCGTTTGTTTGAACTGAACAATGGGGATATTCAAGGATTACTCGGTGTCGTTGTGGATCAGAACGAAATTCAGGAGAAACAGATGCAATACTGGATTGCTACGACTTACGATGGTGAAGTACCGGAAGAATTATCAAGCTTCACTATGCCTGCTTCCAAATGGAGTGTATTTGAAGTAGAAGGCCCGATGCCGGAGAGCATGCAGCTACTGTGGAAACAGATTATTTCGGAATGGTTTCCATCCAATCCTTATGAGCACGCGTATATGCCAGAGCTGGAAGTATACCCGGGACCCAACCAACCGCCGCAAATCTGGATACCGATTAAATAA